A portion of the Chitinophagales bacterium genome contains these proteins:
- a CDS encoding long-chain fatty acid--CoA ligase: protein MKATRLFDYIDIQANEYPQDKALSIKHDGQWKHYSSKDFQQKVNEYSLALLAHGVEKGDRIAIISGNRPEWNFCDNGILQLGAVNVPIYPTSSLHDYEFILNNSEAKYLFISDSVIFEKVSKVNVPSLKGIYSFDKLDGCKHVSEFLAAADWSKIGEVEAMKKKITSQDLATIIYTSGTTGNPKGVMLSHRNIIFNVEEVSPHLPVKREHKVLSFLPLCHIFERVVTYFYFYKGVEVYYAESIDTLKENIAEVKPHFMTCVPRLMEKIYDGILAKGQDLKGISKLLFNWGIVLAHKQNATSNMFYGFLNKVIYSKFRQALGGNIIGIVTGAAALQAKIGIFFNNVGITVREGYGMTETAPVISFNRFGVDENRPGSVGMILDNVKVKLEHREGMADEEGEILVQGENVMMGYYNNPEATEAVIKEGWLYTGDVGKMEDNKFLKITDRVKELFKTSGGKYVAPQHLENTLKASKYIEQIIVIGNNRKFVSALIYPSVTNLNSWASFKGYQIDFDSPNWTNNSHIQDKMNRVIDRYNVHFNHVEQIKKFTLVNTEWTIDGGELTPTLKLKRKVIEEKNANLIDIMYKD, encoded by the coding sequence ATGAAAGCTACAAGGTTATTTGACTATATAGATATTCAGGCGAATGAGTATCCACAAGACAAGGCATTGTCTATAAAACATGATGGGCAATGGAAGCATTATTCCTCCAAAGATTTTCAGCAAAAGGTGAACGAATATTCACTTGCACTTCTAGCACACGGAGTAGAGAAGGGAGATAGAATCGCAATCATATCAGGAAATAGACCCGAATGGAATTTTTGCGACAATGGTATTCTACAACTAGGAGCGGTCAATGTCCCTATTTATCCTACAAGTTCACTCCATGACTATGAATTTATATTGAATAATTCGGAGGCGAAGTATTTATTTATCTCTGATTCTGTTATTTTTGAAAAAGTGTCTAAAGTGAATGTTCCTAGTCTCAAAGGAATTTACTCATTTGACAAGTTAGATGGGTGTAAACATGTTTCGGAATTTCTAGCTGCTGCTGATTGGTCGAAAATTGGAGAGGTAGAGGCTATGAAAAAAAAAATTACAAGTCAAGATTTAGCTACCATTATTTATACCTCTGGTACTACAGGCAATCCAAAGGGTGTCATGCTATCGCACCGCAATATCATATTCAATGTCGAAGAAGTATCACCGCATTTGCCAGTAAAACGAGAACATAAAGTGTTGAGTTTTCTGCCTCTTTGTCACATATTTGAGCGTGTAGTGACCTATTTTTATTTTTACAAAGGCGTGGAGGTTTATTATGCCGAAAGTATAGATACATTGAAAGAAAATATAGCGGAGGTCAAGCCACATTTTATGACCTGTGTACCACGATTAATGGAGAAAATTTACGATGGTATTTTGGCCAAAGGACAAGATTTAAAAGGAATAAGTAAATTATTATTTAACTGGGGGATAGTCTTAGCTCATAAACAAAATGCAACTTCAAATATGTTTTATGGCTTCCTGAATAAGGTTATTTACAGCAAATTTAGACAAGCTCTGGGAGGCAATATCATAGGAATAGTAACTGGTGCTGCAGCACTTCAAGCAAAAATTGGAATATTTTTCAACAATGTAGGCATCACTGTTCGAGAAGGCTATGGTATGACGGAGACGGCACCTGTCATCTCTTTTAATCGATTTGGGGTAGACGAAAATAGACCCGGAAGCGTCGGTATGATATTAGATAATGTAAAAGTAAAATTAGAACATCGAGAAGGGATGGCAGATGAAGAAGGTGAAATATTGGTTCAAGGCGAAAATGTGATGATGGGCTATTATAACAATCCAGAGGCTACTGAAGCTGTCATAAAAGAAGGTTGGTTATATACAGGCGATGTAGGTAAAATGGAAGACAATAAATTTCTTAAAATCACCGATCGAGTCAAAGAGCTTTTTAAAACAAGTGGCGGTAAATATGTAGCTCCTCAGCATCTTGAAAATACACTAAAAGCCAGCAAATATATCGAGCAAATTATAGTGATAGGGAACAATAGAAAATTTGTTTCCGCTCTAATATATCCATCGGTTACTAATTTGAATAGTTGGGCTAGTTTTAAAGGTTATCAAATAGATTTTGATAGTCCTAATTGGACAAATAATTCACATATTCAAGATAAAATGAATCGAGTAATTGACCGATATAATGTACACTTTAATCATGTAGAGCAGATTAAGAAATTCACTCTTGTCAATACAGAGTGGACAATAGATGGCGGAGAATTGACCCCTACTTTGAAACTAAAAAGAAAGGTAATTGAAGAAAAAAATGCCAATCTTATTGATATCATGTATAAAGATTGA
- a CDS encoding 1-acyl-sn-glycerol-3-phosphate acyltransferase: MQKLEHPLPYVNPDYENWGIYKLDKDKDAFLIEVVDRVIEKSRKNYPTTRALFDELASTLYQERIRVTTSRWKSDPDDEKDFWNNVKGQIIKFQKAQSWEETDRAVLETLLKKILFRYAYEIVANFKPRIFELAQKFLPRILFLFLNSKLNSPFKFLFRKINSFYKKFIITGDFELIRNLSKLGTIVVVPTHFSNTDSPLVGWALNSIGLEPVTYGAGINLVGTQPLSFMLNNLGAYKLDRRRKNALYLELLKAYSQMAIERDTPSLFFPGGTRSRSGALESKLKLGLLSTAVEAQQENFINGRKKIFILPLVINYQYNIECSSLVNQHLVEIGKEKYVADSFEYSTTYKIIRFLKHLFNADTEIVVSFGKPLDVIGNEVNAQGESVAPNGVPFDIKGYFELENNIVRDEQRNYEYTKILGSKIVKSYFKYNTVMTAPLVAFIYFTLLKKRHKHLSLFELMLLPREDRIIRRERVLESLVILIAKLLELKSNNKLNVNEKIIENSDNQILNDGIEAISLFNSKKVIYADSDGNLNSEDVRLAYFYHNRLTGYNLEQYI, encoded by the coding sequence GTGCAAAAACTTGAACATCCTTTACCCTATGTCAATCCGGATTATGAAAATTGGGGGATATACAAATTAGATAAAGATAAAGATGCTTTTCTAATTGAGGTAGTAGATAGAGTTATAGAAAAATCACGGAAAAATTATCCTACTACTCGCGCTTTGTTTGATGAATTAGCATCGACCCTCTATCAAGAGCGTATTCGTGTGACTACTTCACGATGGAAATCAGACCCTGATGATGAGAAAGATTTTTGGAATAATGTCAAAGGACAGATTATTAAATTTCAAAAAGCACAAAGTTGGGAAGAGACTGATAGAGCAGTATTGGAGACGCTTTTGAAAAAGATACTCTTTCGCTATGCATATGAGATTGTGGCTAACTTTAAACCCAGAATTTTCGAGCTAGCTCAAAAATTTCTCCCTCGTATCTTATTTCTATTTCTCAATTCTAAACTAAATTCACCATTTAAATTTCTTTTTAGAAAGATAAATAGCTTCTATAAAAAATTTATAATCACTGGTGATTTTGAGTTGATAAGAAATCTCTCTAAACTAGGTACGATTGTAGTTGTTCCAACTCATTTTTCCAATACAGATTCACCACTTGTTGGTTGGGCTTTGAATTCAATTGGTTTAGAACCTGTGACTTATGGTGCGGGTATCAATCTAGTAGGTACACAGCCACTATCGTTTATGTTGAATAATTTGGGAGCTTATAAATTGGATAGACGTAGAAAGAATGCCTTATATCTCGAATTATTAAAAGCCTATTCACAGATGGCAATCGAACGCGATACGCCTAGTTTGTTTTTCCCTGGTGGCACACGTTCACGATCAGGTGCACTAGAGTCTAAATTGAAGCTAGGACTATTAAGTACCGCAGTAGAGGCACAACAAGAGAATTTTATCAATGGTCGAAAGAAGATATTTATCTTACCTCTTGTCATTAATTATCAATACAATATTGAGTGCTCATCGCTAGTAAATCAACATCTCGTAGAAATAGGAAAAGAGAAATATGTAGCCGACAGTTTTGAATACTCTACTACTTATAAAATTATTCGATTTTTAAAGCATTTATTTAATGCGGATACCGAGATTGTAGTTTCATTTGGCAAGCCTCTAGATGTTATAGGCAATGAAGTGAACGCGCAAGGCGAGAGTGTCGCACCTAATGGTGTTCCTTTTGATATTAAAGGCTATTTTGAACTAGAGAATAACATAGTACGAGACGAACAGCGTAATTATGAATATACGAAAATTTTAGGCAGCAAAATAGTGAAAAGCTATTTTAAGTATAATACTGTAATGACAGCACCTTTGGTAGCATTTATCTATTTCACTTTGTTGAAAAAAAGGCACAAGCACTTGTCTCTCTTTGAGCTTATGCTGCTGCCTAGAGAGGATAGAATTATACGAAGAGAGCGGGTTTTAGAATCCTTAGTCATTTTAATAGCCAAGCTCCTTGAATTGAAATCAAATAATAAACTAAATGTAAATGAAAAAATCATAGAAAATTCAGATAATCAAATATTAAATGATGGTATAGAGGCTATAAGTTTGTTTAATTCCAAAAAAGTGATTTATGCTGATTCTGATGGCAATTTAAATTCAGAAGATGTGCGTCTGGCATACTTTTATCATAATCGATTAACAGGATATAACCTTGAGCAATACATATAA
- a CDS encoding deoxyhypusine synthase family protein codes for MKGPISQFILHNYRHFNAAALVDAAKGYETHLLEGGKMLVSLAGAMSTAELGISLAEMIRQDKIAIISCTGANLEEDMMNLVAHSHYERVPNYRDLTPQQEWDLLERGLNRVTDTCIPEEEAFRRLQKHIYELWKKADTNGERYFPHEYMYQMIKSGVLEQYYEIDPNNSWMVAAAEKNIPIIVPGWEDSTMGNIFASYIIKNDIKASTMKSGIEYMVWLADWYRKNSEGKGVGFFQIGGGIAGDFPICVVPMMYQDLEWHDVPFWSYFCQISDSTTSYGSYSGAVPNEKITWGKLDINTPKFIVESDATIVAPLIFAYILGQ; via the coding sequence ATGAAAGGTCCAATTTCTCAATTCATCCTCCACAACTATCGTCACTTTAACGCTGCTGCCCTTGTTGATGCTGCCAAAGGTTATGAGACACATCTTCTAGAAGGAGGTAAAATGCTTGTATCCTTAGCGGGTGCTATGAGCACTGCAGAACTTGGAATATCGCTAGCTGAGATGATTCGACAAGATAAGATAGCTATTATCTCTTGCACAGGTGCAAACCTCGAAGAAGATATGATGAATCTCGTAGCACATTCGCATTATGAGCGCGTACCGAATTATCGCGATTTGACTCCACAGCAAGAATGGGATTTACTAGAACGTGGACTGAATCGTGTGACAGATACTTGTATTCCAGAAGAAGAAGCCTTTCGAAGATTGCAAAAACATATCTATGAGTTATGGAAAAAGGCAGATACCAATGGGGAGCGTTATTTCCCGCATGAGTATATGTATCAGATGATAAAAAGTGGTGTACTCGAGCAATATTATGAGATAGACCCAAATAATTCATGGATGGTAGCCGCAGCAGAAAAGAATATTCCAATTATCGTTCCAGGTTGGGAAGATAGCACTATGGGAAATATTTTTGCATCGTATATTATCAAAAATGATATCAAAGCCTCAACTATGAAGTCAGGTATTGAGTATATGGTATGGCTAGCGGACTGGTATCGAAAAAACAGTGAGGGCAAAGGTGTGGGCTTTTTCCAGATAGGTGGCGGTATAGCAGGTGATTTTCCTATATGTGTTGTCCCTATGATGTATCAGGATTTAGAATGGCATGATGTTCCCTTTTGGTCTTATTTCTGTCAGATATCGGATAGCACTACATCTTACGGTTCATATTCTGGGGCTGTGCCTAATGAGAAGATAACTTGGGGCAAATTGGATATTAATACCCCTAAATTTATTGTAGAATCAGATGCTACTATTGTAGCTCCACTTATATTTGCTTATATTCTAGGGCAGTAA
- a CDS encoding OmpA family protein, translated as MKKLFILILLIFGYKGYSQVHTLKESIYFGIGKTTLNQYHKKKLDSIVTLLKNSKSYLGEVKGHTCNIGSARINKVISNLRALNVLNYLVDKGLKRDKFTYSSFGYSQPIGDNSNKEGRALNRRTDVEVVLSLFDEVVDFKEVEENANSNVKGNTTVKNETIQPANIAPPIELGPDFSTGKIPKAGNKVVKMTNGITLEVDKNSLVTGSSEPIDLDFKDYTQNYDIIKKGFNTSSGECKNLSLIGAFSVNLTQEYQELTINSQKPLIVSIPGEYSPNAKLYTNPRRWTADTINKFNYNHEKKVYEVAIINNTSVLGIFDNVEDTVKFLKVKIKGLSPDLVKPYVVYDNCNISMCCRQKGKWFLVPVSTNSSTYRIRLSYVDYSSKQGDAYSINYDINNLDLSKLKLDLKEGNTVIYKFPEKIKINNQKLDKNSLCDSASAVGN; from the coding sequence ATGAAAAAATTATTTATTTTAATACTGCTTATATTTGGATATAAAGGATATAGTCAAGTTCATACGCTGAAAGAATCAATTTATTTTGGTATTGGGAAAACAACTCTTAATCAATATCACAAAAAGAAGCTAGATTCTATTGTAACACTTTTAAAAAATAGCAAGTCCTATTTAGGCGAGGTTAAAGGTCATACTTGTAATATAGGTTCAGCTAGAATCAATAAAGTAATTTCGAATTTAAGAGCACTTAATGTATTGAATTATTTAGTAGATAAAGGACTAAAAAGAGATAAATTTACGTATTCCTCTTTTGGTTATTCGCAACCCATTGGAGATAATTCAAACAAAGAAGGTAGAGCTTTAAATAGAAGAACAGACGTAGAGGTAGTACTCAGCCTATTTGATGAGGTAGTGGATTTTAAAGAAGTGGAAGAAAATGCAAATAGTAATGTAAAAGGTAATACTACTGTTAAAAACGAAACAATCCAGCCAGCGAATATTGCACCCCCGATTGAATTAGGTCCAGATTTTTCTACTGGGAAAATACCTAAGGCTGGAAATAAAGTAGTTAAAATGACGAACGGGATTACGCTTGAAGTTGACAAGAATAGTTTAGTCACAGGAAGTAGCGAACCTATCGATCTTGATTTTAAAGATTATACCCAGAATTATGATATCATTAAAAAGGGATTTAACACTTCTAGTGGAGAATGTAAAAACTTATCACTTATAGGAGCCTTTTCAGTGAATCTAACCCAAGAATATCAAGAATTGACCATTAATAGTCAAAAACCTCTTATAGTAAGCATTCCAGGAGAATACTCTCCAAATGCAAAATTATATACAAATCCTCGAAGATGGACAGCAGATACTATCAATAAGTTTAATTATAATCACGAGAAAAAGGTTTATGAAGTCGCCATTATAAACAATACAAGTGTTCTTGGGATTTTTGATAATGTAGAGGATACCGTTAAATTTTTGAAAGTAAAAATAAAAGGATTATCGCCTGACCTAGTTAAGCCTTATGTCGTTTATGACAATTGTAATATATCCATGTGCTGTCGTCAGAAAGGAAAATGGTTCTTAGTGCCCGTTTCTACTAATAGTTCTACCTATCGAATTCGTTTGAGCTATGTAGACTATTCAAGCAAACAAGGTGATGCTTATTCTATAAATTATGATATAAATAATCTCGACTTATCTAAACTAAAACTAGATTTAAAGGAAGGTAATACAGTGATTTATAAATTTCCAGAGAAAATAAAAATCAATAATCAAAAACTAGATAAAAATAGTCTTTGTGATTCTGCCTCAGCAGTGGGCAATTAA
- a CDS encoding deoxynucleoside kinase, whose translation MAKTKIKHIAVAGNIGAGKSSLTELLAKHYKWKPHFEDVEENPYLSDFYDDMTRWSFNLQIYFLNSRIQQLVKIQEGKDTVIQDRTIYEDAFIFAPNLHAMNLMSTRDFDNYQSLFKTISSKVSPPDLLIYLQAGIPTLVNNIQNRARDYEENIRIDYLKKLNAYYESWIETYKNGRLLVINVDDLDFLNKKEDLALIIEKVDKEVNGLF comes from the coding sequence ATGGCCAAGACAAAAATAAAGCATATAGCAGTAGCAGGCAATATAGGAGCAGGCAAGAGCAGCCTGACTGAACTATTAGCTAAGCATTATAAATGGAAACCACATTTTGAGGATGTAGAGGAAAACCCTTACCTGAGCGATTTTTATGATGATATGACTCGTTGGAGTTTTAATTTGCAGATATATTTTCTGAATAGTCGTATTCAGCAGTTGGTCAAAATACAAGAAGGTAAAGACACCGTGATACAAGACAGAACGATTTATGAAGACGCCTTCATATTTGCACCGAATCTGCATGCTATGAATTTGATGTCCACGAGAGATTTTGATAATTATCAGAGCCTATTTAAGACAATAAGCTCCAAGGTATCGCCTCCTGATTTATTGATTTATTTACAGGCTGGTATCCCTACCTTGGTCAACAATATTCAGAATCGTGCACGAGATTATGAAGAAAATATTCGTATCGATTATTTGAAAAAATTAAATGCCTACTATGAGAGCTGGATAGAAACATATAAGAATGGCAGATTACTAGTAATCAATGTAGATGACCTCGATTTCTTAAATAAAAAAGAAGATCTAGCTTTGATAATAGAGAAGGTAGATAAAGAGGTGAATGGACTTTTTTAG
- a CDS encoding RluA family pseudouridine synthase → MIEDIEINDIENEGDELVREVLLQVDKGQESIRIDKYLVNHVERISRSKFQAAADSESILVNGKPVKSSYKVNPNDSIKVILPMPFGHEGIKPEDIPLNILYEDKSLLILNKPAGLVVHPGVGNYTGTLVNALLFHVKDLGKGSDALKPGIVHRLDKDTSGIMVIAKSDYAMAYLAKQFFEKTNHRKYVALVWGDIEANEGTIDKNIGRDKFERKRMRTFEDDFEGKPSVTHYKVLERFGYCTLVECILETGRTHQIRVHMASLGHPVFNDDRYGGNVIVKGTVFSKYKQFVENCFKVCPRQALHAKELGIEHPETKKWMSFDSELPEDMAMLVEKWRGYSKGRLLEFTV, encoded by the coding sequence ATGATTGAAGATATAGAGATTAATGATATAGAAAATGAAGGAGATGAACTCGTGCGTGAGGTTCTTCTTCAAGTGGACAAAGGGCAAGAGTCAATTCGAATCGATAAATATTTAGTGAATCATGTAGAGCGAATTTCAAGGTCTAAGTTTCAGGCGGCGGCTGATTCAGAAAGCATACTCGTCAATGGAAAGCCTGTAAAATCCAGCTATAAAGTTAATCCCAATGATAGCATTAAAGTTATCTTACCCATGCCATTTGGGCATGAGGGCATTAAGCCAGAGGATATTCCATTGAATATTTTGTATGAAGACAAGAGTTTATTAATCTTAAATAAACCCGCAGGTCTTGTAGTACATCCTGGAGTGGGTAATTATACTGGAACTCTAGTCAATGCCTTACTATTTCACGTCAAAGATTTAGGTAAAGGTTCTGATGCCTTAAAGCCAGGTATAGTTCATAGATTAGATAAAGATACCAGTGGAATCATGGTCATAGCCAAAAGTGATTATGCTATGGCATATTTAGCCAAACAATTTTTTGAGAAAACGAATCACCGTAAATATGTGGCTCTTGTGTGGGGGGATATTGAAGCTAATGAGGGTACAATTGATAAAAATATAGGACGGGATAAATTTGAGCGAAAAAGAATGCGAACTTTTGAGGATGATTTCGAAGGTAAACCATCGGTGACACACTATAAAGTTTTAGAGCGCTTTGGATATTGTACCTTGGTCGAATGTATATTGGAGACTGGTCGTACGCATCAGATACGAGTGCACATGGCCAGCTTGGGTCACCCTGTTTTTAATGATGATAGATATGGAGGAAATGTTATCGTAAAAGGGACTGTATTTAGCAAGTATAAACAATTTGTAGAGAATTGTTTTAAAGTATGCCCAAGACAAGCCCTGCACGCTAAAGAACTTGGTATAGAACATCCTGAAACTAAGAAATGGATGTCGTTTGACTCTGAATTGCCAGAGGATATGGCAATGTTAGTAGAAAAATGGAGAGGATACTCTAAAGGAAGATTGCTAGAATTTACAGTTTAA
- a CDS encoding NAD(P)H-dependent glycerol-3-phosphate dehydrogenase, giving the protein MSNTYNISKPIGILGIGSFGTVLANLIAERHHVIMYARKQATVDNINIHKKHREIEILSHVQATTDLNLLASKCDVIFPVLPSYAFRNVIRELASHLTSNHILIHGAKGFDVKVDFTKSPIAIQPNEICTMSEVIIEETPVHRVGCISGPNLAKEIAQKQPAGTVLASKFKEVIGIGTEILQCDRFQIYGSHDIKGIELAGVFKNYIAIAAGASAALGYGENVKALLITKGIAEMIAIGKTLGVEPRSFLGLAGIGDLVATCSSPLSRNYSVGYRLGKGETIDQIIATMTEAAEGINTVKVIKYLSDTMHIQAPLVGIIYKVMYEGYSLEQGIKALMRLHVGHDVNFY; this is encoded by the coding sequence TTGAGCAATACATATAATATTTCAAAACCAATAGGGATATTGGGTATAGGTAGTTTCGGTACGGTACTTGCAAATCTAATAGCTGAGCGGCATCACGTCATTATGTATGCGCGCAAACAAGCTACTGTTGATAATATAAATATTCATAAAAAGCATAGAGAGATAGAGATTCTCTCTCATGTGCAGGCTACAACTGATTTAAATCTGTTAGCAAGTAAATGCGATGTCATTTTTCCAGTTTTACCTTCTTATGCATTCCGAAATGTGATTAGAGAATTAGCAAGTCATTTAACCTCCAATCATATTTTGATACATGGTGCTAAAGGATTTGATGTCAAGGTTGATTTCACGAAAAGTCCTATAGCCATTCAACCCAATGAAATATGCACTATGAGTGAGGTGATTATTGAAGAGACACCAGTGCATAGAGTAGGTTGTATATCAGGACCAAACTTAGCTAAAGAAATAGCGCAAAAGCAGCCCGCAGGAACTGTTCTAGCTTCAAAATTTAAAGAGGTAATCGGTATCGGGACTGAGATATTGCAATGTGACCGATTTCAAATTTACGGAAGCCATGATATCAAGGGGATAGAGCTAGCTGGCGTATTTAAAAATTATATAGCTATAGCAGCTGGAGCTTCTGCCGCTTTAGGTTATGGCGAAAATGTTAAAGCGCTTCTTATAACCAAAGGTATAGCTGAAATGATAGCTATAGGCAAGACTTTAGGTGTAGAACCTCGCTCCTTTCTGGGATTAGCGGGAATTGGAGATTTGGTAGCTACTTGTTCTAGCCCCTTAAGTAGAAACTATTCTGTAGGATATCGTTTAGGAAAGGGTGAAACGATTGATCAAATTATAGCTACTATGACAGAGGCTGCCGAAGGTATTAATACGGTGAAGGTGATAAAATACCTATCTGATACAATGCATATTCAGGCACCTTTGGTGGGTATTATATATAAAGTTATGTACGAAGGTTATTCTTTGGAGCAAGGTATCAAAGCATTGATGCGCTTGCACGTAGGACATGATGTCAATTTTTATTAG
- a CDS encoding aspartyl protease family protein, protein MVFRFDLATEEDVILVNSSIGGKFEFRLALDTAATHTTIDSSVLYFSGYELRNSKGEKDVETSNGIVMVELYEIEDFTCLGISKDKFEVQVYDFLAHGIVSDYDGVVGLDFLREHKLCIDMRKGEIEVDKL, encoded by the coding sequence ATGGTATTTCGATTTGATTTAGCTACAGAAGAAGATGTGATATTAGTCAATTCTAGTATAGGAGGGAAGTTTGAATTTAGACTGGCATTAGATACTGCGGCTACTCACACTACAATTGATAGTAGCGTACTTTACTTTTCTGGATACGAACTAAGGAATAGCAAGGGTGAAAAAGACGTAGAAACTTCAAATGGTATTGTAATGGTTGAATTATATGAAATTGAAGACTTTACCTGTTTAGGAATATCTAAAGATAAGTTTGAAGTTCAGGTCTATGATTTTTTAGCACATGGAATAGTATCAGATTATGACGGAGTCGTAGGATTAGATTTTTTGAGGGAACATAAATTGTGTATTGATATGCGTAAAGGTGAAATAGAAGTAGATAAATTATAA